A genomic stretch from Terriglobus sp. RCC_193 includes:
- a CDS encoding carboxypeptidase regulatory-like domain-containing protein — MTNWSRIPITACVLSVACTLSASAQLSTATLSGTVVDADGAVVPNASITLTNTQTNFTRTFQTKADGSYRQEFLPVGSYKIVVNAPGFKTLEQSGLTLSVLESAELKLTVTAGGGAETVEVTADTPLVNLANSTLGNTVENREIDNLPLINRDVTRLLQLVPGVQNVQTVNSLGFQELHVIVNGAPDSIVGQTSYYLDGTLNMTGLRNTGNQVPNPDAINQFNVVTNNYSAQLGRYSSAVVSIVTKSGTNKFHGSVFEFYRSRNFNANAHNSNVKNAYNQHRFGATIGGPIRRDKDFFFASFGGFRFIQSGTYSGALPSNAQMTGDFTENLPTAAEQASCTANPTAAANTAVHFLVCRPTIYSPTTGVPVSTTTSTPYAGNRLPAVDQTSVNVLKFLKANLPAQLPAQFGDTRYTYRTRSPLPEQNEEYLGKTDHQLTQAHRLTLSYFLLNYRVRVVPSTFAQIWSYSNYANKQQNASISDTWTVSNRSVNQFWVTYTRQYGGRNAVPASTLADFGSDLGVVGTPSRPNISVGGVEAFTLGQSITGPKAGANVYGIRDVFSTTRGKHSLYLGGEVGLEKDFQQTLLNNYGTFTFSTAIGQRTGNATSDFMAGIPASMGQDTPLYANASWYSYGLFAQDDWKILPNLTLNLGVRYDFQQAPTDPQRMQTNFTPGVQSHAFNASVLGKPGVNLAPIGMLFPGDPGVPKGGVFSPMNHVSPRVGFAYDPMGNGKTVFHGAAGLFFGGISGNMWEYPSNYAPYAVRSTYAKVNSLTHPYQNDASEFPTGTNPYPGLVFNYATKTATFLPLNQVVAFDPNFRWPYAMQVNFGVQHQLLRNTAVSINFVGSYNRKSPLYNDINGPMFNINPNTGLAGPSCFLPNTTTPDTTRPCGYANTSNTVNNRRPLNDPKYSADISAANPIYSNVWIIRSNQNSNYNGLQVSVEQRIVKHISARGYYSWSKTLQSNFLDSTGSTNGVFLDANYPQLEYRQRSDQDRRHMMTASFVWEPDYFSSYNFFVRNALNGWKITAIWTANSGQPFTVTTGTDNYNSGNGNNRPSVIPGKMQRVLPNNGSRVAAMNQWFDTSAYCITGTSGCPGVGPLNLLGNTRPYTLDAPGYRNVDASLFRDFAIYHELRFQLRGEFRNVFNLTNLGTPTAAMNNANFGKVIGSGGDNRIIQVGGRILF, encoded by the coding sequence ATGACGAATTGGTCACGTATCCCTATTACTGCATGTGTTCTGTCGGTGGCGTGCACGCTGTCTGCTTCTGCCCAGCTCAGCACCGCGACGCTTTCCGGTACGGTGGTGGATGCAGATGGTGCCGTTGTACCCAATGCCTCGATCACGCTGACGAATACGCAGACGAATTTCACCCGCACCTTCCAGACCAAGGCTGATGGCAGCTATCGTCAGGAATTTCTTCCGGTGGGTTCGTACAAGATCGTCGTCAATGCTCCGGGATTTAAGACGCTGGAGCAGAGCGGTCTGACGCTGAGCGTGCTGGAGTCCGCCGAACTCAAGTTAACGGTCACGGCTGGTGGTGGCGCAGAGACGGTGGAAGTGACAGCAGATACGCCGCTGGTAAATCTGGCGAACTCTACTCTGGGCAATACGGTGGAGAATCGCGAGATTGATAACCTGCCACTAATCAATCGCGATGTGACACGGCTGCTGCAACTGGTGCCGGGCGTGCAGAACGTGCAGACGGTGAACAGCCTGGGCTTTCAGGAACTGCACGTCATCGTGAACGGCGCGCCGGACAGCATTGTTGGCCAAACGTCGTACTACCTGGACGGCACATTGAATATGACGGGCCTGCGCAACACGGGTAACCAGGTGCCGAACCCGGATGCGATCAATCAATTCAATGTGGTGACGAATAACTACAGCGCGCAACTTGGACGCTACTCGTCTGCCGTGGTCAGCATTGTGACCAAGAGCGGTACGAATAAGTTCCACGGTTCTGTGTTTGAGTTTTATCGTTCTCGTAACTTCAATGCGAACGCGCATAACTCCAATGTGAAGAATGCTTATAACCAGCATCGTTTTGGAGCAACGATTGGTGGCCCGATCCGGCGGGATAAGGATTTCTTCTTTGCGAGTTTTGGTGGATTCCGCTTTATTCAAAGCGGAACTTACAGCGGTGCTTTGCCCAGTAACGCCCAGATGACCGGCGACTTCACAGAAAATCTGCCGACTGCTGCTGAACAGGCGAGCTGCACTGCAAACCCGACAGCAGCCGCGAATACCGCGGTTCACTTTTTGGTTTGCCGTCCCACGATCTACTCGCCGACGACTGGCGTACCCGTTTCAACTACAACGTCCACACCGTATGCAGGAAACCGGCTACCCGCCGTGGATCAGACCTCCGTTAACGTACTTAAGTTTTTGAAGGCGAATCTTCCAGCGCAGCTACCCGCACAGTTTGGCGATACACGTTACACGTACCGCACGCGTTCTCCTTTGCCAGAACAGAACGAAGAATACCTGGGCAAGACGGATCATCAGCTTACGCAGGCGCATCGCTTGACGCTGTCGTACTTCCTGCTGAACTATCGCGTGCGTGTGGTCCCGAGCACCTTTGCGCAGATATGGTCCTATTCGAATTACGCGAATAAGCAGCAGAATGCCAGCATCAGCGATACATGGACGGTGAGCAATCGTTCCGTGAACCAGTTCTGGGTGACGTATACCCGTCAATATGGCGGACGTAACGCAGTTCCCGCATCGACACTTGCGGACTTTGGTTCTGATCTTGGCGTGGTGGGAACACCGTCCCGCCCGAACATCTCAGTGGGTGGTGTAGAGGCGTTTACGCTGGGCCAGTCCATTACAGGACCCAAGGCTGGTGCGAATGTATATGGCATCCGTGATGTGTTCAGCACCACGCGTGGAAAGCACTCGCTTTATCTGGGTGGTGAAGTTGGCCTGGAGAAAGATTTTCAGCAGACGTTGCTGAACAACTATGGCACCTTTACGTTCAGCACAGCTATTGGCCAGCGTACGGGTAATGCCACGTCCGACTTCATGGCTGGTATTCCTGCCAGCATGGGCCAGGACACTCCGCTGTATGCGAATGCAAGCTGGTATAGCTATGGCTTGTTTGCGCAGGATGACTGGAAGATTCTGCCGAACCTAACGCTGAACCTTGGCGTTCGGTATGACTTCCAGCAGGCGCCGACTGACCCGCAACGGATGCAGACGAACTTCACACCGGGTGTGCAATCACATGCGTTCAATGCGAGCGTCCTTGGTAAGCCAGGAGTGAACCTTGCTCCGATTGGCATGTTGTTCCCGGGCGATCCGGGAGTGCCGAAGGGCGGTGTATTCTCGCCGATGAACCATGTGTCGCCGCGCGTTGGATTTGCGTACGATCCGATGGGTAACGGTAAGACGGTGTTTCATGGAGCGGCAGGTCTGTTCTTTGGTGGCATCTCCGGCAACATGTGGGAGTATCCGTCAAACTATGCTCCGTATGCTGTGCGCAGCACCTATGCGAAGGTGAACTCACTGACGCATCCGTATCAGAACGATGCATCGGAATTCCCGACGGGCACTAACCCCTATCCGGGCCTGGTGTTTAACTATGCGACTAAGACAGCGACCTTCTTACCGTTGAACCAGGTCGTCGCATTTGATCCAAACTTCCGCTGGCCATATGCCATGCAGGTGAACTTTGGTGTACAGCACCAGCTGCTACGCAATACCGCTGTGTCCATCAATTTTGTGGGTTCATATAACCGCAAGTCGCCTTTGTATAACGATATCAATGGGCCGATGTTCAACATCAATCCGAACACGGGGCTCGCAGGTCCGAGCTGCTTCCTCCCTAACACCACGACGCCGGACACCACCCGTCCCTGCGGCTACGCGAATACCTCAAATACGGTGAATAATCGCCGTCCACTAAACGATCCAAAGTACAGCGCCGACATATCTGCTGCGAACCCGATCTACAGCAATGTGTGGATCATCCGTTCGAACCAGAACTCCAATTACAACGGTTTGCAGGTGTCCGTTGAGCAACGCATTGTGAAGCACATCAGTGCTCGTGGTTACTACTCATGGAGCAAGACACTGCAATCCAACTTCCTGGACAGCACAGGTAGTACAAATGGCGTCTTCCTGGATGCGAACTATCCGCAGTTGGAATATCGTCAGCGTTCCGACCAGGATCGTCGCCACATGATGACTGCGTCGTTCGTGTGGGAGCCGGATTATTTCAGCAGCTATAACTTCTTCGTCCGCAATGCCCTTAATGGATGGAAGATTACGGCGATCTGGACAGCGAATAGCGGTCAGCCATTTACTGTGACCACGGGCACGGACAACTATAACTCCGGCAATGGAAATAACCGTCCCAGCGTGATACCGGGCAAGATGCAGCGCGTATTGCCGAACAATGGATCGCGTGTTGCTGCGATGAACCAGTGGTTTGATACGAGTGCGTATTGCATCACCGGTACCAGTGGCTGCCCGGGCGTTGGACCGTTGAACCTGCTGGGTAACACGCGTCCTTACACGCTGGATGCACCGGGGTATCGGAACGTGGATGCATCGCTGTTCCGCGACTTTGCCATCTATCACGAGCTGCGCTTCCAGCTTCGTGGTGAGTTCCGCAACGTGTTTAACCTGACCAACCTTGGCACTCCAACCGCTGCCATGAATAATGCGAACTTTGGCAAAGTTATCGGCAGCGGTGGTGATAACCGCATTATCCAGGTGGGTGGTCGAATACTGTTCTAA
- the glmS gene encoding glutamine--fructose-6-phosphate transaminase (isomerizing), with translation MCGIVGYIGTKPVVPVILNGLKRLEYRGYDSAGIALGGGENGLSIRRASGKLRNLEALLADNPLHGDYGIGHTRWATHGKPSETNAHPHRDCSGSLVVVHNGIIENYRALKVELSAQGHIFLTETDTEIIAHLIEEEYTNARCNEDVDIPLEEAVRRAVLKLTGAFAIGVISHEDPGKLVAARSGPPAIVGFGDNEYFLASDVPGILHYTREIVFLQDGDLAVLTKSGVRFSNFEGKTIARSPQHISWDPAQAEKNGYAHFMLKEIYEQPRAVRDTLAGRLCTASGLIELPEINLSPETFQSAQRILIASCGTSWHAGLAAKFLLERMARIPVEVDYASEFRYRDPLVNGSDIGLLISQSGETADTLAAQAEMITKGAQTVAICNVVGAALTRKAVGTITTNAGPEIGVASTKAFTAQLAALLAFSLYAAQSRGTMTADEIQTLSQDLQKLPALMESTLRSCQPVCESLADIFAEASDFLFLGRGIHYPIALEGALKLKEISYVHAEGYPAGEMKHGPNALVDETLPIVCVATKDIHDPSSVLKYDKTLSNIQEVTARGGRVIAIAVEGDSEIAKLVEHTIYVPQAREVLLPLLEVIPLQLLAYHIAVKRGCDVDQPRNLAKSVTVE, from the coding sequence ATGTGCGGAATCGTGGGCTACATCGGTACGAAACCAGTTGTTCCAGTCATCCTGAATGGGCTGAAACGGCTGGAATATCGCGGTTACGACTCGGCTGGCATCGCGCTGGGTGGAGGGGAGAACGGACTCTCCATCCGGCGCGCTTCGGGTAAGCTTCGCAACCTTGAAGCTCTATTGGCAGACAATCCTCTGCATGGCGACTACGGCATCGGTCACACACGTTGGGCAACGCATGGCAAGCCATCTGAAACAAACGCCCACCCCCATCGTGACTGCAGTGGTTCTCTGGTCGTAGTTCATAACGGAATCATCGAGAATTATCGTGCACTGAAAGTCGAATTATCTGCACAGGGTCACATCTTCCTTACAGAAACTGACACCGAGATCATCGCTCATCTCATCGAAGAGGAATACACGAACGCGCGCTGCAATGAAGATGTAGATATCCCGTTGGAAGAGGCCGTGCGCCGCGCAGTCCTCAAACTCACAGGCGCATTCGCCATCGGTGTGATCTCGCATGAAGACCCTGGCAAACTGGTCGCCGCCAGAAGCGGGCCGCCCGCCATCGTCGGCTTTGGCGATAACGAATACTTCCTGGCCTCTGATGTTCCCGGCATCCTTCACTACACACGCGAGATCGTCTTCCTTCAGGACGGCGACCTTGCTGTTCTAACAAAGTCTGGCGTCCGTTTCAGCAACTTCGAAGGAAAGACCATCGCCCGATCACCGCAACATATCTCGTGGGATCCGGCACAGGCAGAAAAGAACGGCTACGCACACTTCATGCTCAAGGAGATCTACGAGCAGCCGCGAGCCGTACGAGACACGCTGGCTGGCAGACTCTGCACAGCATCCGGTCTTATCGAATTACCCGAAATCAACTTAAGCCCTGAAACATTCCAGTCCGCACAGCGAATCCTCATCGCATCCTGCGGCACCAGCTGGCATGCAGGTCTCGCTGCAAAGTTTCTTTTGGAACGCATGGCTCGCATCCCTGTGGAAGTGGATTACGCCAGCGAATTCCGTTATCGCGATCCGCTCGTAAACGGCAGTGACATTGGCTTGCTTATCAGTCAGTCAGGAGAAACTGCGGACACACTCGCCGCACAGGCAGAGATGATCACAAAGGGCGCGCAAACAGTGGCTATTTGCAACGTGGTCGGCGCCGCACTGACGCGCAAAGCCGTCGGCACCATCACCACCAATGCTGGGCCGGAAATCGGTGTGGCCAGCACCAAGGCGTTCACCGCGCAACTCGCGGCACTTCTTGCATTCAGCTTGTACGCAGCGCAAAGTCGCGGAACCATGACCGCAGACGAGATTCAAACTCTCTCGCAGGATCTGCAGAAGCTGCCTGCACTTATGGAAAGCACACTGCGTTCCTGCCAGCCCGTCTGCGAAAGCCTTGCAGACATATTTGCGGAGGCAAGCGACTTCCTCTTCCTGGGCCGCGGCATTCATTATCCCATCGCCCTGGAAGGTGCGCTAAAGCTGAAGGAAATCAGCTATGTGCACGCAGAAGGTTATCCGGCAGGCGAGATGAAGCATGGCCCCAACGCGCTGGTTGATGAAACACTCCCCATCGTCTGCGTTGCCACTAAGGACATCCACGATCCCAGCAGCGTGTTGAAGTACGACAAGACACTCAGCAACATTCAGGAAGTAACAGCCCGCGGGGGACGCGTGATCGCGATCGCCGTGGAAGGTGACAGCGAAATCGCGAAATTGGTGGAACACACCATCTATGTTCCTCAAGCTCGCGAAGTCCTGTTACCACTGCTTGAAGTTATCCCGCTGCAACTGCTTGCTTATCACATTGCGGTAAAACGGGGATGCGACGTAGATCAACCGAGAAACCTCGCAAAGAGCGTTACGGTTGAATAG
- a CDS encoding NAD-dependent epimerase/dehydratase family protein, with translation MARYLITGVAGFIGSSLAHHVLQQGHEVIGIDNLVGGDVHNLDDIIRDIDFRVIDINETLRLRECCRGVDYVLHQAALASVPRSIREPQVTHVANVDGTLSVLIAARDAGVKRVVYAASSSAYGDKSSQPKNEDMIPSPLSPYAAQKLAGEYYVKSFWHVYGLEGVCLRYFNVFGPRQGSDSPYSGVIAKFASEILRGNTPLIFGDGYQSRDFTYIDNVVSANMLACTAPANDVAGRVFNVGTGQSHSLNQTYELMAQYLSFKKTPLYTAPRLGDVLHSEADLTLSRKTLGYEPLHSFKDGLAKTVGWFLEQEASAITKSTQYRMVG, from the coding sequence ATGGCACGTTATCTAATTACGGGAGTCGCCGGCTTTATCGGTTCCTCTCTTGCCCACCACGTGTTGCAACAAGGTCACGAAGTCATTGGCATCGACAACCTGGTGGGAGGAGATGTCCATAACCTGGATGACATCATTCGAGACATCGACTTCCGCGTGATAGACATCAACGAGACCCTCCGATTGCGCGAATGCTGCCGTGGTGTCGACTATGTTCTTCATCAAGCGGCGCTGGCTTCCGTGCCGCGCTCCATCCGCGAGCCTCAGGTCACTCACGTCGCGAATGTCGATGGCACACTCAGTGTTCTCATCGCCGCGCGCGATGCCGGCGTGAAACGCGTCGTCTATGCTGCATCCTCTTCCGCATACGGCGACAAGTCTTCGCAGCCAAAGAACGAGGATATGATCCCATCGCCTCTCTCTCCCTATGCCGCACAGAAACTGGCGGGCGAGTATTACGTGAAGAGCTTCTGGCACGTCTACGGACTGGAAGGCGTCTGCCTTCGTTACTTCAATGTCTTCGGACCACGCCAGGGTTCTGACTCACCTTACTCGGGTGTCATCGCAAAGTTCGCCTCAGAAATCCTGAGGGGAAACACTCCGCTGATCTTCGGCGACGGATATCAGAGCCGCGACTTTACTTATATTGACAACGTCGTCTCGGCCAACATGCTGGCATGCACGGCCCCGGCAAATGATGTAGCGGGACGTGTCTTCAACGTCGGCACAGGTCAAAGTCATTCTCTGAATCAGACCTACGAACTCATGGCACAATACCTCTCCTTCAAGAAGACACCGCTCTACACCGCGCCGCGCCTGGGCGACGTGTTGCACTCAGAGGCGGATCTCACCCTGTCGCGAAAGACACTTGGTTACGAGCCGTTGCACAGCTTCAAAGACGGTCTGGCAAAAACAGTGGGATGGTTCCTGGAGCAGGAAGCTTCGGCCATCACAAAGTCCACGCAGTATCGTATGGTGGGCTAA
- a CDS encoding DegT/DnrJ/EryC1/StrS family aminotransferase gives MEPVRMLNLQRQYASLRDEIGKAMESVLQHQHFILGPEVAALEKEVAEYCKTDYAVGVASGTDALLLSLKAAGVGPGDEVIVPAFTFVATSDTVSLLGATPVFADIDPVTYTMDPEQLETIVTPATKAVIAVHLYGQAADITAINAFALKYGLALLGDTAQALGARYEGDPVCSFGDYGCLSFFPSKNLGAYGDGGMIVTRDAEKAQYLRMARAHGSAKKYRSEFLGWNSRLDELQAALLRVKLPHLDTWNRQRAERAVRYSEGLADVDEIVLPQAAEGRTHVFHQYTIRVPQRDAVQQLLKEQGIESAVHYPIPLHRQPMYASLGYEEGSLPEAERAAREVLSLPIYPELRDDEIERVVNALKQAVSSLKPEAAPVVAELV, from the coding sequence ATGGAACCGGTACGGATGCTGAATCTGCAGAGGCAGTACGCTTCGCTGCGCGATGAAATCGGAAAGGCGATGGAGAGTGTGCTGCAGCATCAGCACTTCATTCTTGGTCCAGAGGTTGCGGCGCTGGAAAAGGAAGTTGCCGAGTACTGCAAAACGGACTATGCCGTTGGTGTTGCTTCCGGGACGGATGCGCTTCTGCTTTCACTTAAGGCTGCAGGTGTTGGCCCCGGCGATGAGGTGATTGTTCCGGCATTTACCTTTGTTGCGACTTCAGACACGGTAAGTCTCCTGGGGGCCACACCAGTGTTTGCCGACATTGATCCAGTTACGTACACGATGGATCCGGAACAACTGGAGACGATTGTTACACCGGCGACGAAGGCGGTGATTGCGGTCCATCTGTATGGTCAGGCGGCGGACATTACTGCAATCAATGCATTCGCTCTCAAGTATGGCCTGGCTCTGCTGGGCGACACGGCCCAGGCTTTGGGAGCGCGCTATGAAGGTGATCCGGTCTGCTCGTTTGGTGATTATGGTTGTCTCTCGTTCTTCCCGAGCAAGAACCTTGGAGCTTATGGCGATGGAGGCATGATTGTTACGCGTGATGCTGAGAAGGCCCAGTATCTTCGCATGGCTCGCGCGCACGGCAGTGCTAAAAAATATCGTAGTGAATTTCTTGGGTGGAACAGCCGTCTGGATGAACTGCAGGCCGCGCTACTACGTGTGAAGCTGCCGCATCTGGATACGTGGAATCGTCAGCGAGCGGAGCGTGCAGTACGTTATAGCGAAGGTCTTGCGGACGTGGATGAGATTGTTCTACCGCAGGCTGCCGAGGGCAGGACGCATGTCTTTCACCAGTACACGATCCGCGTTCCGCAGCGCGATGCGGTGCAGCAATTGCTGAAGGAGCAGGGGATTGAATCGGCCGTTCACTATCCGATTCCACTGCACAGGCAGCCGATGTACGCGTCGCTTGGCTATGAAGAAGGCTCGTTGCCTGAGGCGGAACGTGCCGCGCGCGAAGTTCTTTCGCTGCCGATCTATCCAGAGCTTCGTGATGACGAGATTGAGCGTGTTGTGAATGCTTTGAAGCAGGCGGTTTCCAGTTTGAAGCCGGAGGCTGCTCCGGTGGTTGCGGAACTTGTTTAG
- a CDS encoding sugar transferase, whose product MKISGKALPPRAALLLSFDFVVLVIAAPLLFVLPLVAVEPNRSSGSLALGLLRLMTVGLLCQMILYYHELYNLNVVRMGRETLVQVMRAFGVLFLLLAIVSSLIPVATPVLSRTIMFAGIVAAVTLLSRRLALPRKREQVLIVGAGDEAVELRGVITTSPEWNMEVAQITLPSHLRSVLDMTKNDAEHFDRVIVANAQAQSDDNLSLLLDLKMAGHFVEDAQTFFERATGRVRVDQLRAQDCIFSEHYVNRPTKRLTKRFLDVALAGMLLLLVSPVMAVTALLIRLRNDGPIFFRQQRIGLFGRPFSILKFRSMAPVKTGERTGWAGEETNRITTLGRYLRKYRIDELPQLLNVLKGEMSLIGPRPEQPHLCSILEEHIPFYQHRHSVLPGLTGWAQVRYHYGSNIEESRRKVEYDLFYVKHLSIWLDFAIALETVKVVLVGRGAI is encoded by the coding sequence ATGAAGATAAGTGGAAAGGCCCTGCCGCCGAGGGCCGCCCTCCTTCTCAGTTTTGATTTTGTCGTGCTGGTGATCGCTGCGCCGTTGCTCTTTGTTCTACCTCTGGTGGCGGTGGAGCCGAACCGCTCGTCCGGCAGCCTTGCGCTTGGGTTGCTGCGGCTGATGACAGTCGGCCTTTTGTGCCAGATGATTCTGTACTATCACGAGCTCTATAACCTGAACGTGGTTCGCATGGGGCGTGAGACGCTGGTGCAGGTGATGCGCGCCTTCGGCGTTCTCTTCCTGTTGCTTGCGATTGTGTCCTCGTTGATTCCTGTTGCAACGCCGGTGCTTTCGCGCACGATCATGTTTGCGGGTATTGTTGCGGCTGTGACGCTGTTGTCCAGGCGGTTGGCGCTTCCGCGGAAACGTGAGCAAGTACTCATTGTCGGTGCGGGGGACGAAGCCGTTGAGCTACGAGGTGTAATCACTACCAGTCCGGAGTGGAATATGGAAGTGGCTCAAATTACGCTTCCATCTCACCTGCGTTCTGTATTGGATATGACAAAGAACGATGCTGAGCATTTCGACCGGGTGATTGTGGCGAATGCGCAGGCGCAATCTGACGACAACTTATCGCTACTCCTCGATTTGAAGATGGCGGGCCATTTCGTTGAAGATGCGCAAACATTTTTCGAACGAGCAACGGGACGTGTGCGTGTAGACCAGTTGCGTGCACAGGACTGTATCTTCAGCGAGCACTATGTAAATCGTCCGACGAAGCGACTTACGAAACGGTTTCTGGATGTGGCGCTGGCCGGCATGTTGCTGTTACTGGTCTCGCCTGTTATGGCTGTTACGGCGCTGCTGATTCGTTTAAGAAATGATGGGCCAATTTTCTTTCGGCAACAGCGAATCGGACTCTTTGGCCGCCCGTTCAGCATCTTGAAATTTCGCAGTATGGCGCCGGTCAAAACAGGAGAGCGTACCGGTTGGGCCGGTGAGGAAACGAACCGTATTACTACACTGGGACGTTATCTGCGAAAGTATCGTATCGACGAGTTACCTCAGCTCCTGAATGTTCTGAAGGGTGAGATGAGCCTGATCGGTCCCAGGCCAGAGCAGCCGCATCTTTGCTCCATTCTGGAAGAACATATTCCGTTTTATCAGCATCGTCATTCGGTATTGCCGGGACTTACGGGATGGGCGCAGGTGCGCTATCACTATGGCTCGAATATTGAAGAATCGCGTCGCAAGGTGGAGTATGACCTCTTCTATGTAAAGCATCTTTCTATCTGGCTGGACTTCGCTATTGCGCTTGAGACCGTGAAGGTTGTTCTGGTAGGTCGAGGAGCAATCTAA